A genomic region of Miscanthus floridulus cultivar M001 chromosome 3, ASM1932011v1, whole genome shotgun sequence contains the following coding sequences:
- the LOC136543193 gene encoding anther-specific proline-rich protein APG-like encodes MPPRPAPPRPTSPRPRRRAPHRPASPPQPAPPRPMPPLGGRPRPRVAARSLRPPPPRCPGPRRRPGDASAPHRPSVAGPTPGLAVPTESRRSPAAVPCPRPGRPCR; translated from the coding sequence ATGCCGCCCCGGCCCGCGCCCCCGCGCCCCACGTCCCCCCGCCCACGCCGCCGCGCCCCACACCGCCCGGCCTCGCCGCCCcagcccgcgccgccgcgccccaTGCCGCCCCTCGGCGGCCGGCCCCGCCCCCGCGTCGCCGCCCGCTCCCTCCGGCCCCCGCCCCCACGCTGCCctggcccgcgccgccgccccggCGATGCCTCGGCCCCACATCGCCCCTCGGTGGCTGGCCCTACCCCCGGCCTAGCCGTCCCTACAGAGAGCAGGAGGAGCCCGGCCGCGGTGCCCTGCCCCCGGCCCGGCCGTCCCTGCAgatag